tggcaggtgcttaggggaaATTGGGattgtgtgatggagagctaccccaattcgttgattaggatttcagaattttatcattagtagacttaattatttatttagagaattcagaatttatattattattttaaatagtttggagatttaatattattctGACGATTTTAAactgtttaattttttttttatttagagatatattagtgctctgtttgcaggtttatggattataagtaatatttcccttctattttaagaagggggtgATACAGAgatggcatcagagcttaggttctttcttgtagaaaacctacttaggttgacctgtgagtgtttgggtagacgataggatgggTGTTCCATTTAATTTTGTTTCATTATGCTCTTTATCGTTTCATTCTGTTTCATCATTTTGAAATCTGTTTGTAATTGCTTCATCGTATTTATTCTCATAATCTTCATTCGTTCGCTATCTTATGTTGTAGATGCCCCCTAGACGTGATCCTTTTCATATTGACCCCGCTCAGCTTACTGAGATGATAGGGTAAGCAGTGGCTCAGGCTGTACAGCAGGCTTTGGCaaaccaaggaaatcagaatggacaaggaaatcagaatggcaaTGGGAATCAGAATCAGAATGGTCAGGGCCATCAGCTGGAGTCGTTTGTATGGTTGGAGAGGTTTGTGAAGCAGAAACCAGACTCTTTTAGTGCAACACTGACCCCCATCGAtgctgaaaattggattgttcatctcgagaagatttttgatgcactgggttgtgatgagattcagaaggtcAGGTTAGCTGTGTATAAGTTGGAGGGGGATGCTCAAAGGTGGTGGAGAGGAGAGAAAGCTACTAAAGGGGAGCAGTATGCAGAGGCTTTGGAATGGCAGAGATTCAAGGAAGTATTCTATGAGCAGTACTTCTCTAATGCTGATAGGGAGGCTTATTTGAGGGAGTTTCATTCTATTATGCAGCACCAGGATGAGAGCATTACTGATTATATGGCGAGGTTTATAAGGCTGGCTGGATTTGCTGGGACAGTTGCAGGGACTGCTGCGCAGCAGGCTGATAAATTTAAATGGGGGTTGAAGTCTCATCTGAGGGGttccataatttcttttaaatttgataatgtggcagAGGCGGCTGATGCAGCAAAGGATGTTGAGAAGGAGCGCATAGATTTCAGGACTTCCAGGTCTAACAGTGGTAGTAAGAGGACTAGGGATGATCAGGGTTTTGCACAGGGTAGACAGTGGTATGGAGGTCAGAATGGTCAGTAGGGACAGTGGCGCGGACAGAATCAGAATAGGGGTGGTCAGTCATTCCACGGCCGGAATCAGTATGTTGgtcagaatcagaatcagcagTTTCAACGACAGAAGCAGCCTAGGAAGTGGCAGAATCGTCAACAGGGGCAGAGCCGTTACGCAGTATATGGGGGAAACCCCAATATGATTCCAGTGGCTCCTTGTGCTACATGTGGTGGACATCATCCAGGTAGAGCTTGTTACAGACAGACTGGGGCTTGTTTCTTGTGTGGTAGCTTGTCCCATAGGGCAAAGGATTGCACAGTGTCACGCAACCCTGGTGGAGGAGGAGCTGGCGGTGGTAGTGGCAGTGGAAGTCAGCAGAATCCTACAGCCAGAGTGTTTGCATTGACTGCAAATCAAGCAGCAGCTAATTCAGGTACCGTTTCAGGAACACTTCTTGTTGGTAGACGTGATGCTTATATGTTATTTGATACTGGTTCGACCCATTCTGTTGTGTCTTTATCATTTGTTCGTCATCTAGGCGTTGCACCTTCATTGTTATATCCTCATATGTCAATTTCAACCCCGATGGGGAATTCTGTTGTTATTTCTGATGTGTATCGAGAGTGTCCGATAGCTGTTGGAGATAGAAGATGTAAGGTTAACTTGCTTCCCATGGAGATGCATGACTTTGACATTATTTTGGGCATGGACTGGTTGAGTGAACATCGTGCCACAATTGATTGTCAAGGAAAAAGGGTGATCTTTGGGGATGCAGATAAACCGGAATTTGTATACCAAGGGTCTCAGCCGAAGGGGGATGTTAAGTTAATTTCTGCTCTAAAGGCGAGTAAATTATTGTCTAAGGGCTGTGATGGCTACCTTGCTTTCGTGAAGGATACATCGAAGGATGAACCTCGCATCGAGGATTATCCAATTGTGAGGGAGTATGAAGATGTGTTCCCTGATGAGCTACCAGGTTTGCCACCACATAGAGAGGTGGAGTTTACTATTGAACTTGTTCCAGGTGCCGAGCCTATTTCTAAGGCGCCTTATCGAATGGCACCACTtgagttgcaagaattgaaggagcagttgcaagagttgttggatagAGGATTTATTAGGCCAAGTGTGTCTCCTTGGGGCGCTCCTGTgctgtttgtgaagaagaaggatggttccatgaggttgtgcattgactacagggagttgaataaggtgactgtcagaaacaggtatcctttgccacgcattgatgacttgtttgatcagttacaaGGGGTGAAGTACTTTttgaagatagatttgagatctggttaccatcagttacgagttagggaggaagacattccgaagactgcatttcgcactcgttatggtcattatgagtttctcgtgatgtcctttgggttgaTGAATGTACCAgcggtatttatggatttgatgaatcgggtctttcatgattatctggataaattcgtggtggtcttcatcgatgatatcttggtatactctaggagcagagaggagcatgaggagcatttacgtactgtacttgaaattttgagggagaggaagttgtttgcgaaattttccaagtgtgaattctggttggaggaagtggcattctTGGGGCATGTTGTATCTGGTAGGGGCATTGAGTTGGATCCTGCAAAAGTCGAGGCTATTACTAATTGGCCCAGACCTAGCAATGTGACGGAGGTAAGGAGTTTCTTGGGTTTGGCAGGCTACTACAGGCGTTTTGTGGAAGGTTTCTCTTCCATAGCTTTACCATTGACTCAGCTAATGAGAAAGGGAATTAAGTTCGAGTGGAATGATGATCgtgagaagagctttcaagagttaaagaagaggttggtgtcagctccaatacttgtgttgccatcagggagtggaggttttcaggtgtatagtgatgcttctaagagaggattggggtgtgttcttatgcaacatgggaaagtgatttcttacgcttctaggcagcttaaaccatatgaggtgaattatcatacccatgacttggagttagcagcagtggtctttgctttgaagatctggagacactatctttatggagagacttgtgacatctttactgatcacaagagtctcaaatacatctttactcagaaggagcttaacatgaggcagtggaggtggcttgaacttcttaaggattatgatgcatatattcagtaccatccgaggatggcgaatgtagtggcaaacgctcttagtaggaagaacttggggagtgttgcatctctcattactcagccgcaccttatttcagatttggagcgcttgggtgttgagctgtatgttagaggatcaagtggtagcattgcaaatttgaaagtggaaccGAATCTTGTTTCAAGGGTTAAGGAAGCTCAGAAGAGTGATACAGGTTTGGAAGCTATTAGATCCGAGGTGGCAGGTGGAAAGCAAACACAATTTCATGTCGATGATGAGGGTGTGATGTGGTTGGGTAGTAAATTGTGCGTGCCCGCAGACCCGACGATTCgtgaggaaattttgaaggaggctcatagttcttcattttctattcatccaggttccACCAAGATGTATGGAGATTTAAAGAAGCATTTCtggtggagtggaatgaagggagatatagcagaatttgtgggaaaatgttttacatgtcaacaagtgaagatagaccatcagaggcctagCGGATTGTTGCAACAGCTAGATATtccagtttggaagtgggaaaacattactatggattttgtaACTCATTTGTCGAGGACTTTCAAGAAGAATGATGTTATATGGGTGGTGGTAGATAGACTCACTAAGTCCGCTCACTTCTTGCCTATTAAAGAGACTACTCCTGTTCATGAGTTGGCAGAGATTTTTCAGCAAGATATTGTTAGACTTCATGGTGTGCCGGAGTCGATAGTTTCTGACAGGGATACGAGATTTACATCGCGTTTTTGGAAGGGATTCCAGCAGGCTTGGGGTACGAGGCTTAATTTTAGTACAGCTTATCATTCGCAGACCGATGGACAGTCAGAGAGGATGATTCAGACATTGGAGGATATGTTAAGGGCTTGCGCGTTAGAGTGGACAGGTGATTGGGATAAATATTTGTATCTTGTCGAGTTTGCGTACAATAATAGTTGGCacgcgagtattggtatgccaccatttgaggctttgtatggtaggaggtgtagggcaccatcttgttgggatgaggttggtgagagagtcATCGAAGGGCCGGAGTTAGTTAGAATTACTAATGAGAAGgtagagaaagttaaagaaagtcTTAAGGAAGCTCAATCTCGTCAAAAGAGTTACGCGGAACAATATAGGAAGTTTGGGGGATTTGagccaggtgatcatgtgttcttaaaggtgtcgccttgtaagggtgtgaagcattttggtatgaagggaaagcttagtccgagatatgttggcccttttgacgttatggagaaagtaggggaagtatcttatagagttgcgttgccaccacaactatctcatgtgcataatgtgtttcatgtgtcggttttgaggggctacaaatatcatccattacatgtagttcagtatccattacataagattagagaggatctttcttgtgaggaggaagctgaggctatcttagctcgagaggagcgagttttaaggaagaacaccattccgtttgtgaaagttttgtggaaaaatcattcggaaagagaggctacttgggaattagaagaatctattcGTGAGAAATATCCGCATTTGTTCGATTCAGGTACGAGTTTTAGTTTCGTTCGATTTCGGGGACGGAATCCCTTTTAAGGGGGTATATCTGTAATATACatgaattttatatattttaaataataataataataaagctaaagaggggagtgtgaaggagggtaagttaggtgagggaaggggtgaatataaaagaaaccccaagaataaggttggagagtttagtggatcccagcctagccacactgtagtttcccaacaaactgcagtgcttaaaaaggataaaagctcatttataactgcatcctcccaaaaggatgtagtaattgaacaaagctctcaaccaagagcacaggccaagagggttagggacacaagctcaccccaaacttatgccagaaaaaagaaatcaaaaacccttggggatgcacagggtacacacatagtgcaaactggtgcaacagacacagtcactgcaccttcacaaatttaggttgatatggctccaataaatgtggattcatagccaaaatctctagttatagaagcacctcaaacaccaaaatcaccaacaaattctctggatgtggatatgatatacacatcaattcctgattccccttctttaactctgttggggaagccaaagtctagtgcaagtgagcatcatcttttagatgatttgttggctcacttgccaattctttcaggaactattgtatcatctgtgcccaaaatatcttcaatcaacacagagtcaacaataatttattttcccagctcattcatttctactctctcgacggatattgctcatccgccgagtagtgattgtatcccgacggataagcctaacagcagttatccgtcggatagaaaaaccactcactcgatggatatcactcatccatcgagtatatctgcacagcttcaaacttcatttattttaagtgcagaagatttagtggttgtgcagtcactcttaggattgagagagaagagtatTTTGAGTGAgtgtctgggttgctcccaggaaaaaggagaggaaatgagtgaaactatgcaatccatttcttcaagattggcaaaagagagtgagaggagtcccaccttagtaggtgaaggtgagggtggggagccagggtgagaccctgatgcaacaaaagagagaaaacgagagaaatgcaggtactagagcaataaggatggatgtcattgctagtgagtcaatgaatatcCAGGATGCAGACATGGAAGGAATATCTCAGCATcataaagctgttatagattccacttcccttgatgctgaggcatttactcacccggttccagcttatcaacttctagctaaacagggcaatgacaatgcagaaaggatgttgaatttggtgcataccatacagtctatgatgagagctaaggatgccatcacagctttgccttctacagctggtgatgtggactatgagactggtggttcagctgatttctttggagatgggagtggggatagtgaagatgaagcaatggacatagggggagaagtaggctcaagttcaagatcaggtatgccatcatgggcattccCAAAGCattgtgatgagcattacttcaagacaaccctgatccagctaatcaatcagacaaatactgctcttcaaaccactactaatgccagcaccaagaagctccttcaggcacatctagcctccctgcaacttcaacaaatccagggcttccagcatgctagggatgtaaacaccatgaagggtgatattgaggagatgaagaaggccatttcagataagatagattctaaacttccagaagctacaatgcttgacatcaagaggcaattaaggaaaaattctgatctgtcaaccaagatagatgccttggacacaagaatgtcaaccatggaagcatctttaactgccattcatcttcATTAAGCCCaacagacaaatctactacaaaaactggtggctgctcaaacccccttCTCACCTCAACTTGACGatatcaaaaagggggagaaaggaccaagt
The sequence above is drawn from the Apium graveolens cultivar Ventura chromosome 2, ASM990537v1, whole genome shotgun sequence genome and encodes:
- the LOC141695041 gene encoding uncharacterized protein LOC141695041; amino-acid sequence: MIPVAPCATCGGHHPGRACYRQTGACFLCGSLSHRAKDCTVSRNPGGGGAGGGSGSGSQQNPTARVFALTANQAAANSGTVSGTLLVGRRDAYMLFDTGSTHSVVSLSFVRHLGVAPSLLYPHMSISTPMGNSVVISDVYRECPIAVGDRRCKVNLLPMEMHDFDIILGMDWLSEHRATIDCQGKRVIFGDADKPEFVYQGSQPKGDVKLISALKASKLLSKGCDGYLAFVKDTSKDEPRIEDYPIVREYEDVFPDELPGLPPHREVEFTIELVPGAEPISKAPYRMAPLELQELKEQLQELLDRGFIRPSVSPWGAPVLGIELDPAKVEAITNWPRPSNVTEVRSFLGLAGYYRRFVEGFSSIALPLTQLMRKGIKFEWNDDLEPNLVSRVKEAQKSDTGLEAIRSEVAGGKQTQFHVDDEGVMWLGSKLCVPADPTIREEILKEIDHQRPSGLLQQLDIPVWKWENITMDFVTHLSRTFKKNDVIWVVVDRLTKSAHFLPIKETTPVHELAEIFQQDIVRLHGVPESIVSDRDTRFTSRFWKGFQQAWGTRLNFSTAYHSQTDGQSERMIQTLEDMLRACALEWTGDWDKYLYLVEFAYNNSWHASIGASVATEVP